A single genomic interval of Daucus carota subsp. sativus chromosome 1, DH1 v3.0, whole genome shotgun sequence harbors:
- the LOC135150606 gene encoding F-box protein At5g03100-like, with product MTNKRRKNINGASGSGTKNNDVVSKVGNQRSVVDFISSLPDDILTRIFSMLSTKEALSLCNSSRRFKHLSTTIPNVEIRVTINGFFSKFQSFSRFLENHDSVVEKFQLSNRTAGIISHVLEWLRLVVKDGIEEIDLKFDYSDLCPHIPASLLTAKTLKVLKLRRCIVDDLLSITGLKSLKSLLLEDMYISDDMIGLLCCHCESLQDLAIHKCTGFGEIKILNPRSKLETLILDHPYDDVDHFRLNISSLKTLLISNRRMNFSFIGRPHIDDLVLCRGADLGITEEESENMKVNIINKLGNVRFLQLDGWAFECLPANNSSANHSLKNLEVLALEFDVGLSNQTKLNNLIVGAKCLKTLLISIKQKNTAEYHSIYTDGKFERVIKYYLDRAYGPIKPTVYFGKNTVPVSSSTLQNINIKDFSGTLYEVSYINFVLAHFQHLRVFEVTPVEEMEEEEILAYAELFSMFPRVCRDVYMLVGSEEVWKSGWVR from the exons ATGACAAACAAACGAAGAAAGAATATTAATGGTGCGAGTGGTTCTGGAACAAAAAATAATGATGTAGTCAGCAAAGTTGGCAACCAACGATCTGTTGTTGACTTCATCAGCTCTCTTCCGGATGACATTTTGACTAGAATATTTTCTATGTTGTCGACGAAAGAAGCTTTGTCCCTGTGTAATTCAAGCAGGAGATTTAAGCATCTGTCAACCACCATACCAAATGTTGAAATAAGAGTAACTATAAATGGCTTTTTCTCTAAATTTCAATCTTTTTCGAGGTTCCTGGAAAACCATGATAGTGTGGTTGAAAAGTTTCAGCTGTCAAATAGGACTGCTGGAATCATTTCTCATGTATTAGAATGGCTCCGTTTGGTTGTTAAAGATGGTATTGAAGAGATTGACCTTAAGTTTGATTATTCGGACTTGTGCCCCCATATCCCTGCATCTCTTTTGACTGCCAAAACTCTGAAAGTGCTGAAGTTAAGAAGGTGTATAGTTGATGATCTCTTATCTATCACTGGCTTAAAATCGCTGAAATCGCTTCTTCTTGAAGACATGTACATTTCTGATGATATGATTGGTCTACTTTGTTGCCATTGTGAATCACTTCAAGACCTGGCCATCCATAAATGCACAGGGTTCGGGgagattaagattttaaatccAAGGAGCAAGCTCGAAACATTAATACTGGATCATCCATATGATGACGTTGATCATTTCAGGTTGAATATATCAAGTTTAAAGACTCTTTTAATTAGCAATAGAAGAATGAACTTCTCTTTTATTGGTCGCCCGCATATTGATGACCTGGTGTTATGCCGAGGAGCAGATCTTGGAATCACCGAGGAAGAATCGGAGAATATGAAGgttaatataatcaataaacTTGGGAATGTAAGGTTTTTGCAGCTAGATGGATGGGCTTTTGag TGTTTGCCGGCAAATAACTCATCAGCGAATCACTCACTGAAAAACCTGGAGGTGTTGGCTTTGGAGTTCGATGTCGGCCTATCTAATCAAACCAAGCTTAATAATCTGATCGTCGGTGCAAAGTGTCTGAAAACATTGCTCATATCG ATAAAACAAAAGAACACTGCAGAATATCATTCAATCTATACTGATGGCAAGTTTGAGAgagtgattaaatattatttggacCGTGCGTATGGGCCGATCAAGCCAACAGTTTACTTTGGAAAGAATACTGTCCCTGTCAGCAGCAGCACTCTCCAGAATATCAACATCAAAGATTTCTCAGGGACTCTATACGAAGTAAGTTATATTAACTTTGTTCTGGCACACTTTCAGCACCTGAGGGTCTTTGAAGTCACTCCCGTTGAGGAAATGGAGGAAGAGGAAATCCTTGCCTATGCAGAGCTCTTCTCAATGTTTCCTAGGGTTTGTAGAGATGTATACATGCTGGTGGGGTCTGAAGAAGTCTGGAAGTCTGGTTGGGTACGGTAA